One window of the Carassius auratus strain Wakin chromosome 20, ASM336829v1, whole genome shotgun sequence genome contains the following:
- the LOC113120878 gene encoding KATNB1-like protein 1 isoform X3, with product MATGSHVGSNAEVHRLKQAQPHHLPKQMVCSGDEKNMREVDYSFKEETDQERFPVGHCVHKYSKAKRAVVSKKKTRHSGVGSRACRRSPIASRTSDMANKENELTCADDVQAILYSDNCGFPVNSTDSSKMAGAGSKYSDYFTELSKDHDAMTHVLFGRNLRLNVALTLWRKNASELVAYLNRIQDTGVLVDCLPILTKSLQEEQPCISIGCCVDLLPQVKMVLNTQYEEHLIVALHWVQTIIKKWWFELSANNKSMHDGFSNDSRNVQVMKTTLLELWEGKRHLSSVPGTVGETAKIIESYVSQLR from the exons ATGGCCACTGGAAGTCATGTTGGAAGTAATGCAGAAGTCCACAGGCTCAAGCAGGCCCAGCCCCACCATCTTCCCAAACAAATGGTTTGTTCTGGAGATGAGAAGAACATGAGGGAG GTGGATTATTCATTTAAGGAAGAAACCGACCAAGAGAG ATTTCCAGTGGGCCATTGTGTGCACAAATACAGCAAAGCGAAGCGAGCGGTGGTTAGCAAGAAGAAAACGCGTCACTCTGGGGTGGGATCAAGAGCATGTCGGAGATCGCCCATCGCAAGCAGGACGTCTGACATGGCAAACAAAGAAAATGAACTGACCTGTGCTGATGACGTGCAGGCTATTCTTTACAGTGACAACTGTGGGTTCCCTGTGAATTCTACAGACTCCTCAAAAATGGCAGGAGCTGGCTCCAAATACAGTGATTATTTCACTGAG TTATCAAAGGACCACGATGCAATGACTCATGTGCTCTTTGGAAGAAATCTGAGACTGAATGTTGCATTGACTCTTTGGCGGAAAAACGCAAGTGAACTAGTAGCATACTTGAACAG AATACAAGACACAGGTGTGCTTGTTGACTGTCTGCCTATACTCACTAAAAG TCTTCAGGAAGAACAGCCATGTATTTCAATAGGCTGTTGTGTTGACCTTTTACCACAAGTGAAAATGGTTCTTAACACTCAATATGAAGA ACACCTCATCGTAGCTTTACACTGGGTTCAAACTATCATTAAAAAATGGTGGTTTGAGCTCTCCGCAAACAACAAAAGCATGCACGATGGCTTTTCAAATGACAG CAGGAATGTCCAGGTAATGAAGACCACGCTTCTTGAACTGTGGGAGGGGAAGAGACACTTAAGCTCAGTTCCAGGAACTGTAGGAGAAACAGCtaag ATTATAGAATCATACGTTTCACAACTGCGCTGA
- the emc7b gene encoding ER membrane protein complex subunit 7 has translation MQQMKRLLDVYVALQALFALSCCFSDAEPGPVAGSQSNGDRFRIEGRAIVPGVKTQDWISTARILVEGEEYVGFLKTDGSFAVNDVPSGSYVVEIVSPSFRFDPVRVDITSKGKMRARLVNYIKTSEVIRQPYPLQIRSSGPHTYFMKRETWGWTDFLMNPMVMMMVLPLLIIVLLPKVVNTNDPEMRKEMEQSMNMLNPNPELPDVSEFMTKLFSKGSSKSSGGNKGTRSIAPKRR, from the exons ATGCAACAAATGAAACGTCTGTTAGATGTGTATGTGGCGCTGCAGGCTCTGTTTGCGTTGTCATGTTGTTTTTCCGACGCAGAGCCGGGGCCTGTAGCAGGTTCTCAGTCAAACGGAGACCGCTTCAGAATCGAAGGACGAGCGATCGTTCCCGGAGTGAAAACACAAGACTGGATCTCCACAGCCCGAATCCTGGTGGAAGGAGAGGAATATGTTGGTTTTCTCAA GACTGATGGGAGCTTTGCTGTCAACGATGTGCCTTCTGGCTCATATGTGGTTGAAATTGTATCACCATCTTTCAGATTTGATCCTGTTCGTGTGGATATTACCTCCAAAGGGAAAATGAG GGCACGCTTGGTGAATTACATCAAAACCTCTGAAGTTATTAGACAGCCGTACCCTCTTCAGATCAGATCCAGTGGTCCACACACGTACTTCATGAAGCGAGAAACCTGGGGCTGGACTGATTTTCTGATGAACCCAATG GTCATGATGATGGTTCTTCCCTTATTGATCATCGTCCTGCTCCCAAAGGTGGTAAATACGAATGATCCTGAGATGAGAAAG GAAATGGAGCAATCTATGAACATGTTGAACCCTAACCCAGAATTGCCAGATGTTTCTGAATTCATGACTAAATTGTTCTCCAAGGGCTCCAGTAAGTCTAGCGGAGGCAACAAAGGCACCAGAAGTATTGCTCCGAAGAGGAGGTAG
- the chrm5b gene encoding muscarinic acetylcholine receptor M5b: MNMDIQNVTASGNGFAILPTSYSLLEVIIIATVSAVVSLITIVGNVLVMLSFKVNSQLKTVNNYYLLSLAFADLIIGVFSMNLYTSYILMGYWSLGNIACDLWLALDYVASNASVMNLLVISFDRYFSITRPLTYRAKRTPKRAGIMIGLAWLISFILWAPPILCWQYFVGERKVSPDQCQIQFFSEPIITFGTAIAAFYVPVSIMTILYCKIYKETEKRTKNLAELQGYPSLDSHEDPKVRKPILRCFSFKSKRDGTQASWSSSNQSYVTKTTLQSEELWTKSEQVTTLNSYTSSEDDERSVSESTPRESFKNQESTVNKNGQLVCYEDSKYLRDLEKCSQTNNKKCMSYKFKPILSDITALQGSTEANRTNTDHCQSSEPQASSSTSSSTKPEDPNLKIQMTKRKRMVLIKEKKAAQTLSAILLAFLLTWTPYNIMVLISTFCSECIPVSLWHLGYWLCYVNSTVNPMCYALCNKTFQKTFRMLVLCKWKKNRGEEKLYWCGRNH, from the coding sequence ATGAACATGGATATTCAAAATGTTACCGCAAGTGGAAATGGCTTTGCTATCCTGCCTACCTCATACAGTCTTTTGGAAGTCATAATCATTGCAACAGTATCAGCAGTCGTGAGTCTCATCACAATAGTGGGGAATGTACTGGTGATGCTCTCTTTCAAGGTCAACAGCCAACTTAAGACTGTTAATAATTACTACTTACTCAGTTTAGCTTTTGCGGACCTCATTATCGGCGTGTTCTCAATGAACCTGTACACATCCTACATTCTTATGGGATACTGGTCTTTAGGAAATATAGCATGTGATCTGTGGTTGGCACTTGACTATGTTGCAAGTAACGCATCTGTGATGAACTTGCTGGTCATCAGCTTTGACAGATATTTTTCTATTACAAGACCACTTACCTACAGGGCTAAACGGACCCCAAAACGTGCAGGCATCATGATTGGCTTAGCATGGTTGATATCGTTTATATTATGGGCTCCACCCATTCTGTGCTGGCAGTACTTTGTTGGAGAGAGAAAGGTTTCTCCTGACCAATGCCAGATCCAGTTTTTCTCAGAACCCATAATCACATTTGGTACAGCCATAGCGGCCTTTTATGTACCGGTATCCATCATGACAATCTTATATTGTAAAATctacaaagaaacagaaaaacgTACTAAGAACTTAGCAGAACTCCAAGGATATCCATCGCTGGACAGCCATGAAGACCCTAAAGTACGAAAGCCAATACTAAGATGCTTTAGCTTTAAAAGCAAGAGGGACGGGACTCAAGCATCATGGTCCTCATCCAACCAGAGTTACGTAACTAAGACAACGTTGCAGTCTGAAGAGTTGTGGACAAAATCAGAGCAGGTCACCACCCTGAACAGTTACACATCATCAGAGGATGACGAGCGGTCAGTCTCTGAATCAACCCCACGTGAATCATTCAAGAACCAAGAATCGACAGTCAATAAAAATGGACAGCTGGTCTGTTATGAAGACAGCAAATACCTACGTGATCTTGAAAAATGCTCTcagacaaacaataaaaaatgtatgtcatACAAGTTCAAGCCAATCCTTAGCGACATCACTGCATTGCAAGGTAGTACCGAAGCCAATCGCACAAACACAGATCATTGTCAGTCCTCAGAGCCACAGGCTTCTTCATCCACATCCTCTTCTACCAAACCAGAAGATCCAAACTTGAAGATCCAGATGACCAAGCGGAAACGAATGGTCCTTATCAAGGAGAAAAAGGCTGCTCAGACTCTCAGTGCCATTCTTCTGGCATTCCTCCTGACCTGGACCCCATACAACATCATGGTGCTCATCTCCACCTTCTGTTCTGAATGCATTCCAGTGTCCCTCTGGCATCTGGGCTACTGGCTCTGCTATGTCAACAGTACCGTCAACCCCATGTGTTATGCCCTATGCAACAAAACTTTCCAGAAGACCTTTAGGATGTTAGTACTCTGCAAGTGGAAGAAgaacagaggagaggagaaacTGTATTGGTGTGGACGAAACCATTAA
- the LOC113120878 gene encoding KATNB1-like protein 1 isoform X1, with translation MSNVRCLPECLIMATGSHVGSNAEVHRLKQAQPHHLPKQMVCSGDEKNMREVDYSFKEETDQERFPVGHCVHKYSKAKRAVVSKKKTRHSGVGSRACRRSPIASRTSDMANKENELTCADDVQAILYSDNCGFPVNSTDSSKMAGAGSKYSDYFTELSKDHDAMTHVLFGRNLRLNVALTLWRKNASELVAYLNRIQDTGVLVDCLPILTKSLQEEQPCISIGCCVDLLPQVKMVLNTQYEEHLIVALHWVQTIIKKWWFELSANNKSMHDGFSNDSRNVQVMKTTLLELWEGKRHLSSVPGTVGETAKIIESYVSQLR, from the exons ATGTCTAACGTTAGATGTTTACCAG AGTGCCTTATTATGGCCACTGGAAGTCATGTTGGAAGTAATGCAGAAGTCCACAGGCTCAAGCAGGCCCAGCCCCACCATCTTCCCAAACAAATGGTTTGTTCTGGAGATGAGAAGAACATGAGGGAG GTGGATTATTCATTTAAGGAAGAAACCGACCAAGAGAG ATTTCCAGTGGGCCATTGTGTGCACAAATACAGCAAAGCGAAGCGAGCGGTGGTTAGCAAGAAGAAAACGCGTCACTCTGGGGTGGGATCAAGAGCATGTCGGAGATCGCCCATCGCAAGCAGGACGTCTGACATGGCAAACAAAGAAAATGAACTGACCTGTGCTGATGACGTGCAGGCTATTCTTTACAGTGACAACTGTGGGTTCCCTGTGAATTCTACAGACTCCTCAAAAATGGCAGGAGCTGGCTCCAAATACAGTGATTATTTCACTGAG TTATCAAAGGACCACGATGCAATGACTCATGTGCTCTTTGGAAGAAATCTGAGACTGAATGTTGCATTGACTCTTTGGCGGAAAAACGCAAGTGAACTAGTAGCATACTTGAACAG AATACAAGACACAGGTGTGCTTGTTGACTGTCTGCCTATACTCACTAAAAG TCTTCAGGAAGAACAGCCATGTATTTCAATAGGCTGTTGTGTTGACCTTTTACCACAAGTGAAAATGGTTCTTAACACTCAATATGAAGA ACACCTCATCGTAGCTTTACACTGGGTTCAAACTATCATTAAAAAATGGTGGTTTGAGCTCTCCGCAAACAACAAAAGCATGCACGATGGCTTTTCAAATGACAG CAGGAATGTCCAGGTAATGAAGACCACGCTTCTTGAACTGTGGGAGGGGAAGAGACACTTAAGCTCAGTTCCAGGAACTGTAGGAGAAACAGCtaag ATTATAGAATCATACGTTTCACAACTGCGCTGA
- the LOC113120878 gene encoding KATNB1-like protein 1 isoform X2 has protein sequence MSNVRCLPECLIMATGSHVGSNAEVHRLKQAQPHHLPKQMVCSGDEKNMREVDYSFKEETDQERFPVGHCVHKYSKAKRAVVSKKKTRHSGVGSRACRRSPIASRTSDMANKENELTCADDVQAILYSDNCGFPVNSTDSSKMAGAGSKYSDYFTELSKDHDAMTHVLFGRNLRLNVALTLWRKNASELVAYLNRIQDTGVLVDCLPILTKSLQEEQPCISIGCCVDLLPQVKMVLNTQYEEHLIVALHWVQTIIKKWWFELSANNKSMHDGFSNDRNVQVMKTTLLELWEGKRHLSSVPGTVGETAKIIESYVSQLR, from the exons ATGTCTAACGTTAGATGTTTACCAG AGTGCCTTATTATGGCCACTGGAAGTCATGTTGGAAGTAATGCAGAAGTCCACAGGCTCAAGCAGGCCCAGCCCCACCATCTTCCCAAACAAATGGTTTGTTCTGGAGATGAGAAGAACATGAGGGAG GTGGATTATTCATTTAAGGAAGAAACCGACCAAGAGAG ATTTCCAGTGGGCCATTGTGTGCACAAATACAGCAAAGCGAAGCGAGCGGTGGTTAGCAAGAAGAAAACGCGTCACTCTGGGGTGGGATCAAGAGCATGTCGGAGATCGCCCATCGCAAGCAGGACGTCTGACATGGCAAACAAAGAAAATGAACTGACCTGTGCTGATGACGTGCAGGCTATTCTTTACAGTGACAACTGTGGGTTCCCTGTGAATTCTACAGACTCCTCAAAAATGGCAGGAGCTGGCTCCAAATACAGTGATTATTTCACTGAG TTATCAAAGGACCACGATGCAATGACTCATGTGCTCTTTGGAAGAAATCTGAGACTGAATGTTGCATTGACTCTTTGGCGGAAAAACGCAAGTGAACTAGTAGCATACTTGAACAG AATACAAGACACAGGTGTGCTTGTTGACTGTCTGCCTATACTCACTAAAAG TCTTCAGGAAGAACAGCCATGTATTTCAATAGGCTGTTGTGTTGACCTTTTACCACAAGTGAAAATGGTTCTTAACACTCAATATGAAGA ACACCTCATCGTAGCTTTACACTGGGTTCAAACTATCATTAAAAAATGGTGGTTTGAGCTCTCCGCAAACAACAAAAGCATGCACGATGGCTTTTCAAATGACAG GAATGTCCAGGTAATGAAGACCACGCTTCTTGAACTGTGGGAGGGGAAGAGACACTTAAGCTCAGTTCCAGGAACTGTAGGAGAAACAGCtaag ATTATAGAATCATACGTTTCACAACTGCGCTGA